From Planococcus halocryophilus, the proteins below share one genomic window:
- a CDS encoding DedA family protein, with translation MEEWITLVMSDYGYFGIFFLILLENIFPPIPSEVVLTVGGFMTTTTTMTIPGVIAASTAGSVSGAMMLYGVGLLVDVKRLEKIIDKYGNWLRVKKEDIHKADSWFDRFGVWTVFFGRLVPLVRSLISIPAGMSNMKVWIFITFTTLGTLLWNTVLVFVGEAVGDNRQQIMRQLSLYSNAVYVLIALSVIAAVWYYIRKTRSSNE, from the coding sequence ATGGAAGAGTGGATTACTTTGGTCATGTCCGATTATGGCTATTTTGGTATCTTTTTTCTCATTCTGTTAGAAAATATATTTCCGCCGATTCCTTCAGAAGTGGTTTTGACGGTCGGCGGATTTATGACAACCACTACGACCATGACCATACCAGGAGTAATAGCAGCTTCAACGGCCGGCTCTGTGAGTGGAGCGATGATGTTGTATGGCGTTGGATTACTTGTGGATGTAAAACGGCTGGAGAAAATTATTGATAAGTATGGCAATTGGCTGCGCGTGAAAAAAGAAGATATACATAAAGCTGATAGTTGGTTCGACCGTTTTGGTGTTTGGACGGTGTTTTTCGGAAGGTTAGTTCCGTTAGTACGCAGTTTGATTTCGATTCCAGCAGGAATGTCGAATATGAAAGTATGGATTTTTATTACTTTTACTACACTCGGAACCTTACTATGGAATACGGTATTGGTGTTTGTCGGTGAAGCAGTAGGTGATAACCGACAGCAAATTATGCGCCAATTATCGCTTTATTCGAATGCAGTTTATGTCTTAATCGCATTAAGCGTTATAGCAGCTGTTTGGTATTACATTAGGAAAACAAGATCAAGTAACGAGTAG